TCTCTAAAGACTAGATTAATATTCTATTGTCATTGTCCTTACATATTTTATTCCTCGCTGTCCTTTTCTCTCCTCATTTCAGATTCTGCAAAAGTCTCACTGTTACTATCCTTAGTTTCTTGTGATTTTATATTTTCTGAATGTTTTTGCGTGTCTTTATTTCCTTCATTTGTCTGTTTTTGAGAATCCTTATTCGAAGCTGTCTTGCTGTTATCACTTCTCATCTTTTCTTCAGCCTCTTTTGTATCGGCTGTTCTATCCGAATTTCCTGATCTATTTTCTTCATTTCCTTTATTTGAATTTTGAGAATTTTGATTTTTAGTGTTTTCTGTTTCCTGTGATTTATTTTCTCCGGTATCCTTCTTATCATCTTTTTTATTGCCCATAAATTTTTTAATTCCATCGCTGACCATATTTTTTACTTTTCTGCCTGAAGTAATCGGATCAAAGTCCATTGTCATTACTTTTATTGCCTTTCCTGCATTTTCAGCAGCCGAAGCAGTCAGATTTCCAGGATATTTTCCAACTTCAGAACCTATTTTTGCTCCTGTCTTCATGCCTGCTATTGCTCCTGCTCCTCCAGTAGACACTCCGCCAGCAACTGCACCGATTGTGGCTCCAAGCCCGCCAACTGCCGCACTTCCCAATAAAGATGCAACTCCTCCTGCAGCTGAGCCTCCTGCACTAACAACATTTCCAGTAAAATATCCAAGCTGTGAGCCATTTACTCCGCCTTGTCCATATAAAATTAATGAGGCTATGCTCTGATAATTCTTTATTAAAAATGAAATTGTTATAAATACTGCAAGCCATACAATTATAGTATGCGGCTCATTGTTTTCTGCACCTATATTTTCAGGAATGGGATAAGATTTTAATATTTTTACTCCCATTGATGACAAAGCAACTGCAACCATTAATTGAGTTCCTGCTCCAACTATTGCTCCTAGAGTTTTTCTTCCTATATCACTTAAAACATCAAGCGGTAAACAGGAAAGATATATTATTGCCAGTTTTCCAACTATATGGAACTGTATTATGGCTGTTGTTATTGTGGATATTATAAATACTAAAAATACGAATCCAATAATAAATAAAACAAAGTATAAGATAGCCCAAAAATCTTGAAACTTTAAGCCTATACTTAAAAACTTGCTTAATTCCTCCCATAACTTATCCCAAATACTCTGCACTTTTAACGGACTTCCAAGCCCTTCCCCAAATAAGTTTCCTATATCGGAAAATAATTTGTATGCCATATCCAGCAATTCCTTGTACATTTTTATAAGCCCAAAAGTAAGTGCATATCTTACAAGTTTTTTTATAGTTTCGACAAATGTATTGCCGATATTTTCCGACCAGTTAAAGAAGGCTGTAAATGATAAATCCAGCACAGCAAATGATGAGGCGAGTGTCAATATTACAACCATTAAGGTTGTCATTCCTGTATCAAGCATACTGATTATTGGTTCAATCAGTGCCGTATCAAATTGAAAATTTGCCGCTGCCAATTATTTTCCCTCCTTATTTCTTATGTTTTTTCACTTCATTTTCCATTGCTTTTATATGATTATTCAAGCTATTTTTTGTATATTCGCTTCTCTTTTGAGCTTCCCTTCTTGCCTGCACCTCTTCAGCCGCCTTTAATGCATCAAGTCTATTTGTTGTTGAAATCATATCGGCTATTGTATTCATCTGTACTGATAGGTTGGCACTCCATTGTGATAGCACTTCCAATACTTGTTGCGGATTTTTTGCTTCGTGAGTTTTTCTTATGAGAATTTTTGCATTGTCTGATGTTTTTCTCATTGCCACTTCATTCATAGATCCTGACTTCATTGCGTCCCTTGAAAGACTGTCAAGCGTATTTGTAAATCTGTCAAGAAGAGCCATATACTGTCTGTTATTAGCATCAGCATAAACATCTTTAAACCATAGTTCAGCTCTTTTGGCATCCCTTAATGTTGATTTTGTGGTATTTGTTATTCTAACTAATGTCTTTATCGTGTCATCATATTGGCTTATATATTTTTTTAGATAGGCTTCAGGCAGTTTCTTTGAAAGCTCAATCTGTCTTTCTATCTCCTTTAACTGTGCATTCAGGCTTTTTAGCGTCTGTGCATTGATTGCCACACTTTCAAAATA
The DNA window shown above is from Leptotrichia trevisanii DSM 22070 and carries:
- a CDS encoding type IV secretion system protein gives rise to the protein MAAANFQFDTALIEPIISMLDTGMTTLMVVILTLASSFAVLDLSFTAFFNWSENIGNTFVETIKKLVRYALTFGLIKMYKELLDMAYKLFSDIGNLFGEGLGSPLKVQSIWDKLWEELSKFLSIGLKFQDFWAILYFVLFIIGFVFLVFIISTITTAIIQFHIVGKLAIIYLSCLPLDVLSDIGRKTLGAIVGAGTQLMVAVALSSMGVKILKSYPIPENIGAENNEPHTIIVWLAVFITISFLIKNYQSIASLILYGQGGVNGSQLGYFTGNVVSAGGSAAGGVASLLGSAAVGGLGATIGAVAGGVSTGGAGAIAGMKTGAKIGSEVGKYPGNLTASAAENAGKAIKVMTMDFDPITSGRKVKNMVSDGIKKFMGNKKDDKKDTGENKSQETENTKNQNSQNSNKGNEENRSGNSDRTADTKEAEEKMRSDNSKTASNKDSQKQTNEGNKDTQKHSENIKSQETKDSNSETFAESEMRREKDSEE